One genomic segment of Brassica napus cultivar Da-Ae chromosome A3, Da-Ae, whole genome shotgun sequence includes these proteins:
- the LOC111214161 gene encoding E3 ubiquitin-protein ligase IPI1-like isoform X2, translating to MVSARLRVRFVSIPSLKTAIEPGLISNAATSSISFEDYPYESMQERALSSYSLRDILQYCIGSAFNAKGVMQCPNCRKVEKGQWLYANGCRSHPEFNVEDWVHEEEIYDIGSYPEMAFGVHWCPFGSSARLPSFEDGDFSPSSYHDLLNQQGYFTEPPAPTAAGHPCPYVTYIGPVHSSSSSSAGAAGVSDSPSFTSHWNIGSSVPSEVPTPYGFPHYHGWEYHSPPPTPPQHFSPSGPHVGSPTHPTPPPASARTSRANVSDVIRPRMPQFMRPSYHGHSSSGRAGSSVASVPRTPPFPGSNVRTRDRTQALQAYYQQSTAQSHQPDSPIVSRGPVFPSGRRPSRGSASSSSDQAGGGSGFLRFNIWEREPYMQPQQAYQVNQMDREPSIWASSFNEGGGSFHQRHGGGGPS from the exons ATGGTTTCGGCTCGGTTGCGTGTTCGATTTGTCTCGATACCGTCGCTAAAGACGGCGATCGAGCCTGGGCTAATCTCCAATGCGGCCACCAGTTCCATCTCG TTTGAGGATTATCCGTATGAATCGATGCAAGAGAGAGCGCTTTCTAGCTACAGTTTGAGAGATATCCTCCAAT attgtATTGGGTCAGCTTTCAATGCTAAGGGCGTGATGCAGTGCCCAAACTGCAGGAAAGTAGAGAAAGGCCAGTGGCTTTACGCAAACGGTTGCCGTTCACACCCTGAGTTCAATGTCGAGGATTGGGTTCATGAAGAGGAGATTTACGATATCGGAAGCTACCCTGAAATG GCTTTTGGAGTTCACTGGTGCCCATTTGGAAGCTCAGCTCGTCTTCCCTCGTTCGA GGATGGAGACTTTTCGCCGAGTTCAT ATCATGATCTCTTGAACCAGCAAGGCTATTTTACAGAACCACCAGCTCCAACAGCAGCGGGTCACCCATGTCCATACGTCACCTACATTGGCCCGGTTCATTCCTCTTCCTCAAGCTCTGCCGGCGCTGCAGGCGTTTCAGACAGTCCAAGTTTCACTAGCCACTGGAACATCGGCTCCTCGGTTCCCAGTGAAGTCCCAACTCCTTATGGCTTCCCTCACTATCACGGCTGGGAGTATCACTCACCTCCACCCACACCGCCACAGCACTTCTCTCCTTCTGGCCCTCACGTGGGGAGTCCAACTCACCCCACGCCTCCCCCAGCTTCTGCAAGAACTTCCCGAGCCAATGTCTCGGATGTTATCAGACCAAGAATGCCTCAGTTCATGCGTCCATCATATCATGGTCACAG TTCAAGTGGTAGAGCGGGGAGCTCGGTGGCGTCTGTTCCAAGGACACCGCCTTTTCCAGGAAGCAACGTTAGGACCAGAGACAGAACACAAGCTCTTCAAGCCTATTACCAACAGTCCACTGCACAGTCACACCAACCTGACTCGCCTATAGTCTCTCGTGGGCCTGTGTTCCCCTCTGGACGGAGGCCCAGCAGAggatcagcttcatcatcttcagatCAGGCAGGAGGTGGGAGCGGGTTTCTCCGGTTTAACATATGGGAGAGAGAGCCTTATATGCAACCGCAACAAGCCTACCAAGTTAACCAGATGGATAGAGAACCATCCATTTGGGCGTCTTCCTTCAACGAAGGAGGAGGAAGCTTCCATCAGAGGCATGGAGGTGGAGGACCATCGTGA
- the LOC125606977 gene encoding probable pectinesterase/pectinesterase inhibitor 21 — MSYGYDDDSKRKRRYVIISISSVLLISMVVAVTVGVSLNKNEGNGDSDAQITSSVKAVKDVCAPTDFKKTCEDSLNKNGNNTTDPVELVKTAFSATMKQITAAAKKSQTMMELQKDPRTKMALDQCKELMDYALGELSNSFEELGKFEFHLLDEALINLRIWLSAAISHEETCLEGFEGTQGNAGETMKKALKTAIELTRNGLAIISEMSNFVGQMGIPEFSSRRLLSQEIPSWVDQRGRRLLQAAAAYSDAKPDIVVAQDGSGQYKTINEALKFVPKKKNTTFVVYIKAGIYQEYVQINKSMTHLVFLGDGPEKTIISGSKNYKDGITTYRTQTVAIIGDSFIAKNIGFVNTAGPAKFQAVAVRVQSDESIFFNCRFDGYQDTLYAHSHRQFYRDCTISGTIDFLFGDAAAVFQNCTLLVRKPLPNQACPITAHGRSDAREATGFVFQGCTIAGEPDYLAVKATSKAYLGRPWREFSRTIIMNSFLPDFVQPQGWMPWMGNFGLDTLFYSEAQNTGPGAGLANRVTWAGIKKLSNEEILKFTPDQFIQGGIWVPGKGVPYTPGLLAANPNAATTAPSGSAASGTPSVTATSGAGSVSPSAAPVSQVAAPVSPAVAPVSPAAAPEGSLKMASTETNGAGSVSPAAAPQGSIRMASGASSVSPAAAPEGSIRMASMERPGAGSVSPVAAPESSIRMASMERPGAGSVSPAATPEGSIKMASSVTSGAAAPVYPPPPPFYPDIALSN, encoded by the exons atgTCGTACGGGTACGATGATGATTCCAAGAGGAAGAGAAGGTATGTCATCATCTCAATCTCCTCTGTTCTTCTCATCTCCATGGTGGTGGCCGTTACCGTCGGTGTCAGCCTCAACAAGAACGAAGGCAACGGTGACTCTGACGCGCAGATAACGTCTTCCGTCAAAGCCGTTAAGGACGTATGTGCACCAACGGATTTCAAAAAGACATGTGAAGACAGTTTAAACAAAAATGGTAACAACACGACCGACCCGGTCGAGTTGGTTAAGACAGCGTTCAGCGCGACGATGAAGCAGATCACGGCCGCTGCCAAGAAGTCGCAGACCATGATGGAGCTTCAGAAGGATCCAAGGACCAAGATGGCTCTTGATCAGTGCAAGGAGCTGATGGATTACGCGTTGGGAGAGCTTAGCAACTCTTTCGAGGAGCTCGGTAAGTTTGAGTTCCATTTACTCGACGAGGCTTTGATCAACCTAAGGATCTGGCTCAGCGCGGCGATCAGCCACGAGGAGACTTGCCTCGAAGGGTTCGAAGGGACGCAAGGGAATGCTGGGGAGACCATGAAGAAAGCGTTGAAAACCGCTATCGAGTTGACACGCAACGGGCTAGCAATCATCAGCGAAATGTCGAATTTCGTGGGACAAATGGGGATTCCTGAGTTCAGCAGCCGCAGGCTGCTGTCCCAGGAAATCCCCTCGTGGGTGGACCAGCGAGGGCGTAGGCTCTTGCAGGCTGCTGCCGCGTATTCCGATGCTAAGCCTGATATAGTGGTGGCTCAGGACGGGAGCGGTCAGTATAAAACAATCAATGAGGCTTTGAAGTTCGtcccaaagaagaagaacacgaCCTTCGTGGTTTACATTAAGGCTGGTATCTACCAGGAGTACGTTCAGATCAACAAGAGCATGACTCATCTCGTGTTCCTCGGTGATGGTCCGGAGAAAACCATCATATCCGGTAGCAAGAATTACAAGGACGGTATCACTACCTACCGTACCCAAACTGTTG CCATCATTGGGGACTCCTTCATTGCCAAGAACATCGGGTTCGTTAACACTGCTGGTCCAGCCAAATTCCAAGCTGTTGCGGTTAGGGTTCAATCAGACGAGTCCATCTTTTTCAACTGTAGATTCGACGGCTACCAAGACACCCTCTACGCCCACTCTCACCGTCAGTTCTACCGTGATTGCACCATCTCAGGCACTATTGATTTCCTCTTTGGAGACGCGGCTGCCGTGTTCCAGAACTGTACTTTGTTGGTGAGGAAGCCGCTTCCGAACCAGGCTTGCCCCATCACAGCCCACGGTCGTAGCGACGCGAGGGAAGCAACAGGATTTGTGTTCCAAGGTTGTACTATTGCTGGGGAGCCGGATTACTTGGCGGTCAAGGCAACTAGCAAAGCCTATCTTGGTAGGCCGTGGAGAGAGTTTTCAAGGACAATTATCATGAACAGTTTCCTCCCGGATTTCGTCCAGCCTCAAGGATGGATGCCGTGGATGGGGAACTTTGGACTTGACACGTTGTTCTACTCTGAGGCTCAGAACACAGGACCGGGAGCAGGGCTTGCAAACCGGGTTACTTGGGCAGGAATCAAGAAGTTGAGTAACGAGGAGATTCTCAAGTTCACACCGGATCAGTTCATCCAAGGTGGCATTTGGGTTCCCGGCAAAGGTGTTCCCTACACTCCTGGCCTCTTGGCTGCCAACCCTAACGCTGCAACCACCGCCCCAAGCGGCTCAGCTGCTTCAGGTACCCCCTCCGTCACGGCCACAAGTGGTGCTGGCTCGGTTTCTCCATCAGCTGCCCCTGTTTCTCAAGTAGCTGCCCCGGTTTCTCCAGCAGTTGCCCCGGTTTCTCCAGCAGCTGCCCCGGAAGGTTCACTAAAGATGGCTTCAACAGAGACAAATGGTGCTGGTTCGGTTTCTCCAGCAGCTGCCCCACAAGGTTCTATCAGGATGGCAAGTGGTGCTAGTTCGGTTTCTCCAGCAGCTGCCCCGGAAGGTTCTATCAGGATGGCTTCTATGGAGAGACCTGGTGCAGGCTCAGTTTCTCCAGTAGCTGCTCCGGAAAGTTCTATCAGGATGGCTTCTATGGAGAGACCTGGTGCTGGCTCAGTGTCTCCAGCAGCTACCCCAGAAGGTTCTATCAAGATGGCTTCATCGGTGACAAGTGGTGCTGCTGCCCCGGTTTATCCACCACCTCCCCCATTTTATCCTGACATTGCATTGTCTAACTAA
- the LOC125575131 gene encoding serine/threonine-protein phosphatase PP1 isozyme 9-like, which yields MTTTMEAVMEISTVDDIIRRLLEGKGGKQVQLSEIEIRQLCVNARQIFLSQPNLLDLHAPIRICGDIHGQYQDLLRLFEYGGYPPSAHYLFLGDYVDRGKQSLETICLLLAYKIRYPSKIFLLRGNHEDAKINRIYGFYDECKRRFNVRLWKIFTDCFNCLPVAALIDGKILCMHGGLSPELENLEQIREIERPTEIPDNGLLCDLLWSDPDQKSEGWSDSDRGISCTFGADVVAEFLDKNDLDLICRGHQVVEDGYEFFAKRRLVTIFSAPNYGGEFDNAGALLSVDQSLVCSFEILKPAPASSGIPLKKVPKMGKS from the exons atgACGACGACAATGGAAGCAGTGATGGAGATAAGTACGGTGGATGATATCATAAGAAGACTATTAGAAGGCAAAGGAGGCAAACAGGTTCAGCTCTCCGAGATCGAGATCCGTCAACTTTGCGTTAACGCTAGACAAATCTTCCTCTCTCAGCCTAATCTCCTCGACCTCCATGCTCCCATTCGCATCTGCg GTGATATTCATGGACAATACCAAGACCTTCTTCGTCTATTCGAATACGGAGGCTACCCTCCTTCAGCACACTACCTCTTCCTAGGAGACTACGTCGACAGAGGCAAGCAAAGCCTCGAAACAATCTGCCTCCTCTTGGCCTACAAGATCCGTTACCCGTCCAAGATCTTTCTCCTGAGAGGCAACCATGAAGACGCCAAGATCAACAGGATCTACGGCTTCTACGACGAATGCAAACGGAGATTCAACGTGAGGCTATGGAAGATATTCACCGACTGCTTCAACTGTTTGCCTGTAGCTGCCCTCATTGACGGCAAGATCTTGTGTATGCACGGCGGGCTGTCGCCGGAGCTGGAGAATTTGGAGCAGATTCGAGAGATTGAGAGGCCTACTGAGATTCCGGACAATGGTCTTCTATGTGATTTGCTTTGGTCGGATCCTGATCAGAAGAGTGAAGGATGGTCTGATAGTGATAGAGGTATTTCTTGCACGTTTGGTGCTGATGTGGTTGCTGAGTTCTTGGATAAGAATGATCTTGACCTTATTTGCCGCGGTCATCAG GTAGTGGAAGATGGGTATGAGTTTTTTGCTAAAAGGAGATTAGTTACTATATTCTCTGCTCCAAACTATGGTGGAGAGTTTGATAATGCAGGTGCATTGTTGAGTGTGGACCAGTCTCTTGTTTGCTCTTTTGAGATTCTGAAACCTGCTCCAGCTTCAAGCGGTATTCCTCTCAAGAAG GTACCAAAAATGGGCAAGTCTTAG
- the LOC106360174 gene encoding 60S ribosomal protein L18-2, translated as MGIDLIAGGKSKKTKRTAPKSDDVYLKLTVKLYRFLVRRTQSKFNAVILKRLFMSKVNKAPLSLSRLVEFMTGKEDKIAVLVGTITDDLRVHEIPAIKVTALRFTERARARIEKAGGECLTFDQLALRAPLGQNTVLLRGPKNSREAVKHFGPAPGVPHSHSKPYVRSKGRKFEKARGKRKSRGFKV; from the exons ATG GGTATCGATTTGATCGCTGGAGGTAAGAGCAAGAAGACCAAAAGGACAGCTCCCAAGTCCGATGATGTCTACCTCAAGCTCACTGTCAAG CTTTACAGGTTTCTGGTGAGGAGAACTCAGAGCAAGTTCAATGCAGTGATCCTAAAGAGGCTTTTCATGAGCAAAGTCAACAAAGCTCCTCTTTCTCTATCTAGGCTCGTCGAGTTCATGACTGGCAAG GAAGATAAGATTGCTGTTTTGGTTGGAACCATCACCGATGATTTGAGAGTACACGAGATTCCAGCTATCAAAGTCACTGCCTTGAGGTTCACGGAAAGAGCCAGAGCTCGTATTGAGAAAGCTGGTGGTGAATGCTTGACCTTTGACCAGCTTGCTCTCAGAGCTCCTTTGGGACAGAACACG GTTCTTCTTAGAGGACCTAAGAACTCACGTGAGGCTGTGAAGCACTTTGGTCCCGCTCCTGGTGTGCCACACAGTCACTCGAAGCCATATGTTCGGTCCAAGGGAAGGAAGTTCGAGAAGGCCAGAGGAAAGAGGAAGAGCCGTGGTTTCAAGGTTTAA
- the LOC111214161 gene encoding E3 ubiquitin-protein ligase RFI2-like isoform X1 yields MGLGNKVNKFNFGDNDHRPDEGGGGEEGDGFGSVACSICLDTVAKDGDRAWANLQCGHQFHLDCIGSAFNAKGVMQCPNCRKVEKGQWLYANGCRSHPEFNVEDWVHEEEIYDIGSYPEMAFGVHWCPFGSSARLPSFEDGDFSPSSYHDLLNQQGYFTEPPAPTAAGHPCPYVTYIGPVHSSSSSSAGAAGVSDSPSFTSHWNIGSSVPSEVPTPYGFPHYHGWEYHSPPPTPPQHFSPSGPHVGSPTHPTPPPASARTSRANVSDVIRPRMPQFMRPSYHGHSSSGRAGSSVASVPRTPPFPGSNVRTRDRTQALQAYYQQSTAQSHQPDSPIVSRGPVFPSGRRPSRGSASSSSDQAGGGSGFLRFNIWEREPYMQPQQAYQVNQMDREPSIWASSFNEGGGSFHQRHGGGGPS; encoded by the exons ATGGGTTTAGGAAACAAGGTTAACAAATTCAATTTCGGAGATAACGATCATCGCCCCGACGAAGGAGGTGGCGGCGAAGAAGGAGATGGTTTCGGCTCGGTTGCGTGTTCGATTTGTCTCGATACCGTCGCTAAAGACGGCGATCGAGCCTGGGCTAATCTCCAATGCGGCCACCAGTTCCATCTCG attgtATTGGGTCAGCTTTCAATGCTAAGGGCGTGATGCAGTGCCCAAACTGCAGGAAAGTAGAGAAAGGCCAGTGGCTTTACGCAAACGGTTGCCGTTCACACCCTGAGTTCAATGTCGAGGATTGGGTTCATGAAGAGGAGATTTACGATATCGGAAGCTACCCTGAAATG GCTTTTGGAGTTCACTGGTGCCCATTTGGAAGCTCAGCTCGTCTTCCCTCGTTCGA GGATGGAGACTTTTCGCCGAGTTCAT ATCATGATCTCTTGAACCAGCAAGGCTATTTTACAGAACCACCAGCTCCAACAGCAGCGGGTCACCCATGTCCATACGTCACCTACATTGGCCCGGTTCATTCCTCTTCCTCAAGCTCTGCCGGCGCTGCAGGCGTTTCAGACAGTCCAAGTTTCACTAGCCACTGGAACATCGGCTCCTCGGTTCCCAGTGAAGTCCCAACTCCTTATGGCTTCCCTCACTATCACGGCTGGGAGTATCACTCACCTCCACCCACACCGCCACAGCACTTCTCTCCTTCTGGCCCTCACGTGGGGAGTCCAACTCACCCCACGCCTCCCCCAGCTTCTGCAAGAACTTCCCGAGCCAATGTCTCGGATGTTATCAGACCAAGAATGCCTCAGTTCATGCGTCCATCATATCATGGTCACAG TTCAAGTGGTAGAGCGGGGAGCTCGGTGGCGTCTGTTCCAAGGACACCGCCTTTTCCAGGAAGCAACGTTAGGACCAGAGACAGAACACAAGCTCTTCAAGCCTATTACCAACAGTCCACTGCACAGTCACACCAACCTGACTCGCCTATAGTCTCTCGTGGGCCTGTGTTCCCCTCTGGACGGAGGCCCAGCAGAggatcagcttcatcatcttcagatCAGGCAGGAGGTGGGAGCGGGTTTCTCCGGTTTAACATATGGGAGAGAGAGCCTTATATGCAACCGCAACAAGCCTACCAAGTTAACCAGATGGATAGAGAACCATCCATTTGGGCGTCTTCCTTCAACGAAGGAGGAGGAAGCTTCCATCAGAGGCATGGAGGTGGAGGACCATCGTGA
- the LOC125606978 gene encoding uncharacterized protein LOC125606978 isoform X2 yields the protein MALTHIVNPIIYSSPTIPRRFAAISPLKTLNPQFSRHTPQHAHALSRRLFLPSVSSIWDAITGGGDSNPREAIAAIRNGMQLFRQGDVSGSVTEFDKAIVLDSRQKAYLWQRGLSLYYMDRFEEGAEQFRLDVAQNPNDTEESIWCFLCEARLHGVDVARKQFLEVGRDSRPVMREAYNLFKNGGDPEKLVNDFLSGQASEVFYASLYAGLYYEAEGKSEKAKFHITAACGSPYGQRSDDYMASLAKVHRLCRNWSSGLV from the exons ATGGCACTAACCCATATCGTGAATCCCATCATATACTCTTCTCCCACTATCCCCCGGCGCTTCGCGGCGATCTCGCCacttaaaaccctaaacccccaaTTTTCCCGCCACACACCTCAACACGCCCACGCACTCTCTCGCAGACTCTTCCTCCCTTCTGTCTCCTCGATTTGGGATGCTATAACTGGAGGCGGAGATTCGAATCCTCGTGAAGCCATCGCAGCGATTCGAAACGGAATGCAACTCTTCAGACAG GGTGATGTTTCTGGATCGGTGACAGAGTTCGATAAAGCTATTGTGTTGGATTCCCGACAAAAGGCAT ATCTTTGGCAACGTGGGCTTTCTCTTTACTATATGGATAG GTTTGAAGAAGGAGCAGAACAGTTCAGGTTAGATGTTGCTCAAAACCCAAATGACACTGAGGAATCGATTTGGTGCTTTCTCTGCGAAGCTCGGCTCCACGGTGTTGATGTTGCACGAAAACAATTTCTTGAG GTTGGTAGAGATTCTCGGCCTGTGATGAGGGAAGCTTATAACCTATTCAAGAACGGTGGTGATCCTGAAAAG TTGGTTAATGACTTCTTGAGTGGTCAAGCAAGTGAAGTCTTCTACGCTTCATTATATGCAGGGCTCTACTATGAAGCCGAG GGTAAATCAGAAAAGGCAAAGTTTCACATAACAGCGGCTTGTGGATCTCCATATGGGCAGAG GTCTGATGATTACATGGCTTCACTTGCTAAAGTTCACCGCCTTTGTAGAAACTGGAGCTCCGGTTTAGTTTGA
- the LOC125606978 gene encoding uncharacterized protein LOC125606978 isoform X1 has product MALTHIVNPIIYSSPTIPRRFAAISPLKTLNPQFSRHTPQHAHALSRRLFLPSVSSIWDAITGGGDSNPREAIAAIRNGMQLFRQGDVSGSVTEFDKAIVLDSRQKACKCYVFLSEKLENFRIKNDFRSYVFALMTDLWQRGLSLYYMDRFEEGAEQFRLDVAQNPNDTEESIWCFLCEARLHGVDVARKQFLEVGRDSRPVMREAYNLFKNGGDPEKLVNDFLSGQASEVFYASLYAGLYYEAEGKSEKAKFHITAACGSPYGQRSDDYMASLAKVHRLCRNWSSGLV; this is encoded by the exons ATGGCACTAACCCATATCGTGAATCCCATCATATACTCTTCTCCCACTATCCCCCGGCGCTTCGCGGCGATCTCGCCacttaaaaccctaaacccccaaTTTTCCCGCCACACACCTCAACACGCCCACGCACTCTCTCGCAGACTCTTCCTCCCTTCTGTCTCCTCGATTTGGGATGCTATAACTGGAGGCGGAGATTCGAATCCTCGTGAAGCCATCGCAGCGATTCGAAACGGAATGCAACTCTTCAGACAG GGTGATGTTTCTGGATCGGTGACAGAGTTCGATAAAGCTATTGTGTTGGATTCCCGACAAAAGGCATGTAAGTGTTATGTGTTTTTGTCTGAAAAgcttgaaaattttcgaataaaaaatgattttagatCATATGTTTTTGCTTTGATGACAGATCTTTGGCAACGTGGGCTTTCTCTTTACTATATGGATAG GTTTGAAGAAGGAGCAGAACAGTTCAGGTTAGATGTTGCTCAAAACCCAAATGACACTGAGGAATCGATTTGGTGCTTTCTCTGCGAAGCTCGGCTCCACGGTGTTGATGTTGCACGAAAACAATTTCTTGAG GTTGGTAGAGATTCTCGGCCTGTGATGAGGGAAGCTTATAACCTATTCAAGAACGGTGGTGATCCTGAAAAG TTGGTTAATGACTTCTTGAGTGGTCAAGCAAGTGAAGTCTTCTACGCTTCATTATATGCAGGGCTCTACTATGAAGCCGAG GGTAAATCAGAAAAGGCAAAGTTTCACATAACAGCGGCTTGTGGATCTCCATATGGGCAGAG GTCTGATGATTACATGGCTTCACTTGCTAAAGTTCACCGCCTTTGTAGAAACTGGAGCTCCGGTTTAGTTTGA
- the LOC106388873 gene encoding 60S ribosomal protein L22-2, with translation MSRGGAAVAKGKKKGVSFSIDCSKPVDDKIMEIASLEKFLQERIKVGGKAGALGDSVTITREKNKITVTSDGQFSKRYLKYLTKKYLKKHNVRDWLRVIAANKDRNLYELRYFNIAENEGEEED, from the exons ATGAGTCGTGGAGGTGCAGCCGTTGCCAAGGGAAAGAAGAAGGGAGTGTCCTTCTCCATTGATTGCTCCAAGCCTGTCGATGACAAGATCATGGAGATTGCTTCCCTCGAGAAGTTCCTTCAGGAGAGGATCAAAGTCGGTGGGAAAGCCGGTGCTCTCGGTGATTCCGTCACAATCACACGTGAGAAGAACAAGATCACTGTCACCTCTGATGGTCAATTCTCCAAGAG GTATTTGAAGTACTTGACGAAGAAGTACTTGAAGAAGCACAACGTGAGGGATTGGCTTAGAGTGATTGCGGCCAACAAGGACCGTAACCTCTATGAGTTGAGGTACTTCAACATTGCTGAGAACgagggagaggaagaagactag